The following proteins come from a genomic window of Pseudochaenichthys georgianus chromosome 19, fPseGeo1.2, whole genome shotgun sequence:
- the rbp4 gene encoding retinol-binding protein 4 — translation MLHYAVALCLLAVSWAQDCQVSSVQVMQNFDKTRYTGIWYAVAKKDPEGLFLIDNIVAEFTIAEDGSMTATAKGRVIILNNWEMCADMLATFEVTPDPAKFRMKYWGAASYLQAGNDDHWVIDTDYDNYAIHYSCRLVDSDGTCLDAYSFIFSRHPTGLRPEDQRNVVQKKTDLCLLGKYRRVSHTGFCDSS, via the exons ATGCTGCACTACGCTGTGGCCCTCTGCCTCCTGGCTGTGTCCTGGGCACAGGACTGCCAGGTCTCCAGCGTCCAGGTCATGCAGAACTTCGACAAGACAAGG TATACAGGGATATGGTACGCGGTTGCAAAGAAGGACCCAGAGGGTTTGTTCTTAATTGACAACATCGTGGCCGAATTTACTATCGCAGAGGATGGCTCAATGACCGCCACTGCTAAGGGCAGAGTGATCATCCTGAA CAACTGGGAAATGTGTGCTGACATGTTGGCCACCTTTGAGGTAACCCCTGACCCTGCTAAGTTCAGGATGAAGTACTGGGGAGCCGCCTCATACCTGCAGGCTGGAA ACGATGACCACTGGGTCATTGACACCGACTACGACAACTACGCCATCCACTACTCGTGCAGACTGGTGGATTCTGACGGCACCTGCCTGGACGCTTACTCCTTCATTTTCTCTCGCCATCCCACCGGTCTGAGGCCGGAGGACCAGCGCAATGTGGTCCAGAAGAAGACCGACCTCTGCCTGCTGGGCAAATACAGACGTGTTTCACACACTG GCTTCTGTGATAGCAGCTGA